The following DNA comes from Entelurus aequoreus isolate RoL-2023_Sb linkage group LG19, RoL_Eaeq_v1.1, whole genome shotgun sequence.
aaaatttaaatatatttacattttatatataaaaatctgTCTCATGTTGCCACTCTGTAAGCTAAGAGTTGTTAATTTAGCAATGCCTTAGCTTGAATGACAGGGACACAACTAATGACAATAGCATAGATATTCACACCTTTATCAGAAGAACCAAACCAACATAAAATTATCTCACAGACAGTAGGTCCTGGCCAGTTCTGTCTCATTTATCacaaatattttgacattaaatCTTCATATCGTCCCATTCCTAACCAATACCTTCCATAACCTGAAACTTTCTAGAAACCCATGAAGGTCTGTGATTGGTTTTGTATTTAGGTTCTGGATTTGGAAACAAATCCAGAACCTTTGAAATGCGTTACCACTACACAGCACGGTGCGCTGAGTTCCTGTAGTCGAAAAAAGCCCAAGAACAACTTGGTGTGGTGTGGAGGGGATGTAGGAAGCAGGGGCAGGTGGGGAGAGATGGggcttcaaggttcaaggttattttattttgtcttggAGACAAGGACCAGCTGcacacaatacaatacagtacaaCACAAAACCAATAAGACACACGGTGCACACACAGTTGGAGCTAATGCCCTTTGAAAAGGACTGCTTTGGTGAGCTTCTGTCTCATGTTGCCACTCTGTAAGCTCAGAGTATTGATTTTTGCAATGTGGTGCAGCCTTAGCTTGAAAAACAGGGACACAACTAATGTTACCAGCGTATGGTGGTGACTGTCAATGCCATACTGTGTGTCGCCGATGTGCTCCCCGAGCAAAAACACATCCGCTTGCGGCTCTTTCGCCTCTCTCCAGTGGCTCCCTGTTGCTTTggcaaaatatacaaatatataaatattagtaaTATGTTAATTAATAACAGTTACTTTTTTAACAATTCAATGTTCACTTATCAATGCTGTGAGCCTAAATCAATTTTTATGTTCTCCAATTCTCCAACAGAAAACACAACTCAGCATACTTTTAAGAAATTGATCTTAATAGGCTTGTCCCCTTATAaggcaaaaatatgttttgtggctCTGGACAAAAATGACTCTTTTGATTGTAAAGGTTGCCTACCCCTGGGTGTAGTTTCAATGTTCGCACATGTTTATTCATCCAAGTGTATGAGTGACAGAGCAAGTGAGatagccagtggttctcaaactttttacacaGAGTACCACCtcaatataataatatgacaAGCCAAGACCAATGGACACATTTGTCCGTGTACGGACATGTTGATGACACCTGGACATTCCACATGCAAATACTCACAACATCAGGCTGAGGTTCATCCTGAGACAAGTCCATTGGCAGGTTGTCTTCCGCTCTTCTAGCAGTGGTTGTGCTTCTTGTTGCTATCGGCTAAAATAAACATAAgagtgaaaaaaaacatattgagtGTCTAAAATGTGCTGTAATAAGCAACACATTATTTCTTCCTAAACTTGCAGAAAGAAAAACTAAAGTGTGACATTTaatcacatatttatatattgatatatcaatcTTATACaccttgaattcttgttggtcaatGATACACATACCCTTTGAAGATGAGCTGGAAAGTTGAAAATTGTTGGC
Coding sequences within:
- the LOC133635214 gene encoding THAP domain-containing protein 6-like; protein product: MPDFCAAYGCSNRRSLKTRTRGITFHRFPKTGERKRQWELALRRDGFVASGRTVLCSEHFRSEDFDRTGQTVRLKDGVVPTIFNFPAHLQRPIATRSTTTARRAEDNLPMDLSQDEPQPDVQQGATGERRKSRKRMCFCSGSTSATHSMALTVTTIRW